The Nocardia sp. NBC_00508 nucleotide sequence CCGGCCTGATCCGTTTCCTCGGCGACCGCGACAGCAGCGAGGACTGAACCGGACGGCTCAGCCCTCGGCCGGTCCGTCCGCGAGGTGCGCTGTCGCGCCCGACCAGAGCCGCTCGAGCACTCGCGCGGCCGGTTCCACGGCGGTGACCAGACCGACGCCTTGCCCCGCGTCGATGGGTGCGACAGCGGGATCGTCCGCGGCGATCGCGGCGGCCAGCGCCGCGCGGGCGGATCGATCCGCGGCGAGGTCGTCCTCCCGGCCGGCCCACCGATCGGTGAACCCGGTGCGCAGCACCCGCGCGGGAAACCGTGTGGGCCAGGGTAATTCCATCCCTACGTCGTATGTGCGGGTCAAGACGGTGTCCTCGCCACGTGCGGCGACGAGCGCTCGCCGACCGGTCTCCGACAGCAGTGATTCCTCGCAGGCCGCCAGGCAGGTGCCCAACCACGCGCCACTCGCGCCCGCTCGGAGCGCGGCAGCCAGGCTCGCGGGTGCGCCGATTCCGCCTGCCGCGAGCACCGGAACCGACGCGACGTTCAGCACCGCCTCCAGGAGCGGCAGCAACGTCGTGGTCACGGCGCCATGACCGCCGCCTTCCACACCGCGGGCCACGAGGACCCCGACACCCGCGTCCTGCGCACGTTGCGCGTCCTGCGCGGTGTACACCTGAGTCGCCGCGACGATCCCCGCGTCCGTGACGCGGGCGGCCCAGTCCAGGTCGGTGCCGAAACTCACCGAGATCAGTGCGGGCCGCGCCGCGATAGCGACCTCCAGCAATTCCGGCTCCGCGGCGACCACCCAGTCGACCAATCCGATGCCGAATGGGCCGTCGACCCCGCGGACGTGCGGCAGTTCCCGCTCCAGCGCTCGGACCGAGCCGGCGCTGCCCATCCCGATCATGCCGAGGCCGCCCGCGGCGGTCACCGCCGCGGCGAGCCGTCCGCCCGCCACTGCGCCCATCGGCGCGTTGACCAGCGGAATTCGCGCGCCGATCCAGTGTGCCCAGGCGAGTGGGGCACGCGGTCCCGGCGAGGGAGGAAGTCGTTTATCGGGGTCCATCACGCATTCCATCGCAACATAGTCCAGATCGGCATCGCGCTCGGTCCTGTCTGTACCGAGGTATCACCGCGCCGATCGGTCGCCGTACGCACAGCCGATCAGCCGCGATACCCGAGCATGTCCAGCAGCGCGTCCAGTTGGAGATCGAACAGTTCGTCGCGGTCGGCGAATGAGTCGGCACCGTACATGTCGAAGACGTCCGCGCTCACCGCGCCGAACAAGCCGACCCAGAACGTCACGCCGCGGACCACCAGCCAGTCGGGCAGTTCGAGCTGGAACTCGTCCCGGATCCGCGCGAAACTGCCTGCCAGCGGGGCGGATACGCGTGGTTCCCGGCCGGGTGCCGCGAGCTTGCCCGCCTGGTTGGCGCGGGCGAAGAGGGTTTGCATAGTGGCGATCACCCGCGTGCCCGGCGCGACGGTCTCCGCCGCGGGCGCGTCGTAGCCCGGCACCGGTGTGCCGAACAGCAAGCCATAGCGGGCGGGCTCGGCCAGCGCCCAGCTCCGCACGGCGCGGCCGAGGACGCGCAGCCGGTCGATCGGATCCTCCGCGGCGTCGGCCAGCGCGGCGTCCACCGCGTCGCCGAGCGCGTTGTAGCCATCCACTACCAGCAGGGTGAGCAGCTCGTCGCGACTGCGGACGTAGCGGTAGACGGCCGAGGAAACCACGCCGAGGTCGCGCGCCACCGCACGCAGGGAGAGCGCGGCGGCGCCGTCGGTCGCCAGGTGCTCGCGTCCGATCCGGACGATGTCGTTCATGGTCTGTGCCCTGGCGCGGGCGCGGGGTGTCGTCGGCATAGCGGAAACGATGCGCGTCCGAGAGAGCGATGTCAACTATTGAGAGCATCGCTCTTTACCAGGGCGTTCCCTGCGTGCGGCCCGTTTCCGAGCGTCGTGGCGGTCACGCCGACTTGCGAACTGTTACTTACCCGGGAGTAGTGTTAGCCCTGTCACTGGCGACACGATGAGGAGTTCCACATGGACCAGCGGACGACGGATTTCGACGTGCTGATCGTCGGTTCGGGGTTCGGCGGCAGCGTCACCGCACTTCGGCTGGTGGAGAAGGGGTACAAGGTCGGCGTGCTGGAGGCGGGTCGGCGGTTCGCCGACGACGAGCTGCCCAAGACCAGCTGGGAGCTGAGGAAGTTTCTCTGGGCACCCGCGCTGGGCTGCTATGGCATCCAGCGCATCCATCCGCTGCGCAATGTCCTCATCCTCGGCGGCGCCGGCGTCGGCGGCGGCTCGTTGAACTACGCCAACACGCTGTACGTGCCGCCGGAGCCGTTTTTCCAGGACGCGCAGTGGCGCGACATCACCGACTGGCGCGAGGAGCTGACCCCGTACTACGAGCGGGCACAGAAGATGCTCGGCGTGGTGCGCAACCCGCACATGACACCCGCCGACGAGGTCTTCAAAGGCGTCGCCGACGACATGGGGGTCGGCGACACGTTCGTGCAGACGCCGGTGGGCGTGTTCTTCGGCGAGCCGGGAAAGACCGTGCCCGACCCGTACTTCGGCGGCGTCGGCCCCGACCGCACCGGCTGCGTCGAATGCGGCGACTGCATGGTGGGCTGCAAGTACGGCGCGAAGAACACCCTCGTCAAGAACTACCTGTACCTTGCCGAAAAGGCCGGGGCCGAGGTCATTCCGATGACGACGGTCACCGGGATCCGGCCACATCCCGACGGGACCTGGGATGTGTCCACCGTCCGCACCGGCGCGTGGGTGCGCAAGAACCCGCGCACGGTCACCGCGGCGCATGTGGTCCTCGCCGCTGGAACGCGCGGCACCCAGAAGCTGCTGTTCGCCATGCGCGACAAGGGCGTGCTACCGGGTCTGTCGGACCGGATCGGCGTGCTGACGCGCACCAACTCCGAGTCGATCGTCGGCGCGGCGACCAAGAAGGTCGCCCCGGGCGTCGACTTCACCAAGGGCGTCGCGATCACCTCTTCGATCCACCCCACCCCGGACACCCATATCGAGCCGGTTCGCTACGGCAAGGGCTCCAACTCGATGGGCCTGCTACAGACGCTGATGGTCGACGGCGGTGGCCGCATCCCGCGCTGGCTGCGCTTCCTGGGCATGGTACTGCGGCATCCGATGGATCTGCTCAGCTTCCTCAGCACCAAGAACTGGAGCGAGCGCACCATCATCTCGCTGGTCATGCAGCATCTGGACAATTCGATCACCACATACACCAAGCGCGGGGTGTTCGGCCGCAAACTCACCAGCAAGCAGGGGCACGGCGAGCCCAATCCGACCTGGATTCCCGTGGGCAACGACGTGACCAGACGGGTCGCCGAGAAGATCGGCGGGATTCCGGGCGGCAGCTGGGGCGAGATCGTCAACATCCCGC carries:
- a CDS encoding NAD(P)H-dependent flavin oxidoreductase is translated as MDPDKRLPPSPGPRAPLAWAHWIGARIPLVNAPMGAVAGGRLAAAVTAAGGLGMIGMGSAGSVRALERELPHVRGVDGPFGIGLVDWVVAAEPELLEVAIAARPALISVSFGTDLDWAARVTDAGIVAATQVYTAQDAQRAQDAGVGVLVARGVEGGGHGAVTTTLLPLLEAVLNVASVPVLAAGGIGAPASLAAALRAGASGAWLGTCLAACEESLLSETGRRALVAARGEDTVLTRTYDVGMELPWPTRFPARVLRTGFTDRWAGREDDLAADRSARAALAAAIAADDPAVAPIDAGQGVGLVTAVEPAARVLERLWSGATAHLADGPAEG
- a CDS encoding TetR/AcrR family transcriptional regulator; the encoded protein is MPTTPRARARAQTMNDIVRIGREHLATDGAAALSLRAVARDLGVVSSAVYRYVRSRDELLTLLVVDGYNALGDAVDAALADAAEDPIDRLRVLGRAVRSWALAEPARYGLLFGTPVPGYDAPAAETVAPGTRVIATMQTLFARANQAGKLAAPGREPRVSAPLAGSFARIRDEFQLELPDWLVVRGVTFWVGLFGAVSADVFDMYGADSFADRDELFDLQLDALLDMLGYRG
- a CDS encoding GMC family oxidoreductase, which codes for MDQRTTDFDVLIVGSGFGGSVTALRLVEKGYKVGVLEAGRRFADDELPKTSWELRKFLWAPALGCYGIQRIHPLRNVLILGGAGVGGGSLNYANTLYVPPEPFFQDAQWRDITDWREELTPYYERAQKMLGVVRNPHMTPADEVFKGVADDMGVGDTFVQTPVGVFFGEPGKTVPDPYFGGVGPDRTGCVECGDCMVGCKYGAKNTLVKNYLYLAEKAGAEVIPMTTVTGIRPHPDGTWDVSTVRTGAWVRKNPRTVTAAHVVLAAGTRGTQKLLFAMRDKGVLPGLSDRIGVLTRTNSESIVGAATKKVAPGVDFTKGVAITSSIHPTPDTHIEPVRYGKGSNSMGLLQTLMVDGGGRIPRWLRFLGMVLRHPMDLLSFLSTKNWSERTIISLVMQHLDNSITTYTKRGVFGRKLTSKQGHGEPNPTWIPVGNDVTRRVAEKIGGIPGGSWGEIVNIPLTAHFLGGAVIGADAEHGVIDGYHRVYGYPTLSVVDGAAVSANLGVNPSLTITAQAERAAAYWPNKGEADTRPPVGAGYRRIAAVAPANPVVPASSPAALTLPVVEIRETPAAG